The following proteins are encoded in a genomic region of Canis lupus baileyi chromosome 30, mCanLup2.hap1, whole genome shotgun sequence:
- the CRYAA gene encoding alpha-crystallin A chain, with protein MDIAIQHPWFKRALGPFYPSRLFDQFFGEGLFEYDLLPFLSSTISPYYRQSLFRTVLDSGISEVRSDRDKFVIFLDVKHFSPEDLTVKVLEDFVEIHGKHNERQDDHGYISREFHRRYRLPSNVDQSALSCSLSADGMLTFSGPKVPSGVDAGHSERAIPVSREEKPSSAPSS; from the exons ATGGACATCGCCATCCAGCACCCGTGGTTCAAACGTGCGCTGGGCCCCTTCTACCCCAGCCGGCTGTTTGACCAGTTCTTCGGCGAGGGCCTCTTCGAGTATGACCTGCTCCCCTTCCTGTCCTCCACCATCAGTCCCTACTACCGCCAGTCCCTCTTCCGCACTGTGCTGGATTCCGGCATCTCCGAG GTCCGATCTGACCGGGACAAGTTCGTCATCTTCCTGGATGTGAAGCACTTCTCCCCGGAGGACCTCACCGTGAAAGTGCTGGAGGACTTTGTGGAGATCCACGGCAAGCACAACGAGAGGCAG GACGACCACGGCTACATCTCCCGCGAGTTCCACCGCCGCTACCGCCTGCCTTCCAACGTGGACCAGTCTGCGCTCTCCTGCTCCCTGTCCGCGGACGGCATGCTGACCTTCTCTGGCCCCAAGGTCCCGTCTGGCGTGGACGCCGGCCACAGCGAGAGAGCCATCCCCGTGTCGCGGGAGGAGAAGCCCAGCTCTGCGCCCTCGTCCTAA